The Saccharopolyspora gloriosae genome window below encodes:
- a CDS encoding helix-turn-helix domain-containing protein: MSADVGWRIKRARERVGMSRPVLGGLVDRSAEWVKSVESGRLQTPKLHMLVRLAKALDIADLAELTGNDTAVSVARFDGGDEHSALREVQAALTADRFRLSTGEVDTAHLAERLNAAWTIRHASPDHRTRVGRVLPGLIRDAQHAVRSRRGPEQRQARRLLAGVYQLANFYVAYQPAPELVWLVVDRAVTEGYEADDPYLIGGGAWALVQVLRESGRWDEALTVAIEAQHALEAGEDDARNGLRGALLVECALTCARKGHLGEAWRYWELADSVARTLGPGYRHVQSSFSTQVMRAHAVSISVDLRRGGEALRYQRSLARGEIASVPRRARHLIEVARAHDQQGDAPSTLATLREAHRTAPETTRYNGWARQLACGLRDSPPAGESATARELARELRVS, translated from the coding sequence ATGAGCGCTGACGTCGGCTGGCGGATCAAACGGGCCAGGGAACGTGTCGGCATGAGCCGCCCCGTGCTGGGCGGCTTGGTGGACCGTTCAGCGGAGTGGGTCAAGTCAGTCGAGTCGGGTCGTTTGCAGACGCCGAAGCTGCACATGCTGGTGCGCCTGGCGAAAGCACTGGACATCGCCGATCTGGCGGAGCTGACGGGCAACGACACCGCGGTGTCCGTCGCTCGGTTCGACGGCGGGGACGAGCACTCCGCGCTGCGGGAGGTGCAGGCCGCGCTCACCGCGGATCGGTTCCGGCTTTCGACGGGCGAGGTGGATACGGCGCATCTGGCGGAGAGGCTGAACGCAGCTTGGACCATCCGCCACGCTTCGCCTGATCACCGGACGAGGGTCGGGCGTGTGCTTCCGGGCCTGATCCGCGACGCACAGCACGCGGTGCGCTCCCGGCGCGGCCCTGAGCAGCGGCAGGCTCGGCGGCTGCTCGCCGGCGTCTACCAGTTGGCCAACTTCTACGTCGCTTACCAGCCCGCGCCGGAACTGGTGTGGCTCGTCGTCGACCGTGCCGTGACCGAAGGGTACGAGGCCGACGACCCGTACCTCATCGGCGGCGGCGCGTGGGCATTGGTGCAGGTCTTGCGGGAATCCGGGCGCTGGGACGAAGCGCTGACGGTCGCCATCGAGGCTCAGCACGCCCTCGAAGCGGGCGAAGACGATGCTCGGAACGGGCTGCGCGGCGCGCTGCTCGTCGAGTGCGCGTTGACCTGCGCGCGCAAGGGCCATCTCGGTGAGGCTTGGCGGTATTGGGAACTCGCCGACTCGGTGGCGCGCACGCTCGGCCCCGGGTACCGGCACGTGCAGTCGAGCTTCAGCACCCAGGTGATGCGCGCGCATGCGGTGAGCATCAGCGTTGACCTGCGCCGCGGCGGCGAGGCGCTGCGGTACCAGCGCAGCCTGGCGCGCGGTGAGATCGCGTCGGTCCCGCGTCGCGCGCGGCATTTGATCGAAGTCGCACGCGCGCATGACCAGCAGGGCGATGCACCGTCCACTTTGGCCACTCTGCGGGAGGCGCATCGCACCGCGCCGGAGACCACGCGCTACAACGGCTGGGCTCGTCAGCTCGCCTGCGGACTGCGTGACAGTCCACCCGCCGGTGAGTCGGCCACGGCTCGTGAATTGGCTCGCGAGCTGCGGGTCAGCTGA
- a CDS encoding NACHT domain-containing protein codes for MQNRLARTVRTALLIGAGSAVTLVLVPTAISIGTGGKLPGFLQPLATFLWPLVIVFLLFAAALAAWERITNADKPITARRLNSPSNRERSVQSTERYARERLNGSLAEHVAQLLDVDEVPATVARPADVVVQLNQGGKSRLPAHADLPETLDDANGALLILGAPGSGKSTLLLELTRALSLRAAGDQRRPIPFIIDLGSWAMSGWRWDNRRPAPPADFEKWLLREIERRYTVHPSLGRIWLEQGKVGLMLDGLDEVPPEYQERCVNEINKLRDSFIIRELVVCCRSEEHEALTTPLQLNNSVTINPLTRKQVVEFFTRIGPRVDGVRSALRTDPELWRLLDSPLMLSLMALAYQDRPSSEIRLSGALPQRRRQVFDAYLTAVPTREADDLGYPPEKVLRTLRFLARVSASPLCNDLTARTRLPSLVAWARFLPSSTLVHVFGRGLPGVLAGSVTGATLAMGMLLGPASALVTALLLVGYVAFLDHLSTLPWVRPAQKSGTIPQGWITAACGYLLGLVVSLALVGLITPATNWLAAQPLWVGVPVVILTAFLTIMSAVEAWSKMPGNSAALGAAGSVLVGVSMFWIGPQELLTSMGIGVVLGIVAGLTTAARDEVWWQFGEDQYEAFDGQGSKLLKNSAPLVGAAGLMGVLPVLFSGTLLDERALDTGIGLLVAGLAAPAAWHADVFPFDSAKNAASEWLARAMALSELPVRRARLLRGLAEHSMLSRVDGGYRFTHLLLRDHLLGYERKPAKKPGGEEATDSDAAEKSSSGTGESTSSDEAAKADSPEQTPSDAGADSGSGEEKAAADPAKPGAAKS; via the coding sequence ATGCAGAACAGGCTCGCCCGCACGGTGCGGACGGCACTGCTCATCGGGGCAGGCAGTGCGGTCACACTGGTCCTCGTCCCGACCGCCATCAGCATCGGGACCGGCGGAAAGCTCCCCGGATTCCTCCAACCGCTGGCGACGTTCCTGTGGCCGCTGGTCATCGTGTTCCTGCTGTTCGCCGCCGCGCTCGCCGCGTGGGAACGCATCACCAACGCCGACAAGCCCATCACCGCGCGCCGGCTCAACTCGCCGTCGAACCGCGAACGGTCCGTGCAGAGCACCGAGCGTTACGCCCGCGAACGGCTCAACGGCTCCCTCGCCGAACACGTCGCGCAACTGCTCGACGTCGACGAGGTGCCCGCGACGGTCGCCCGCCCGGCGGACGTCGTCGTGCAGCTCAACCAAGGCGGGAAATCCCGGCTGCCCGCCCACGCCGACCTGCCCGAGACCCTCGACGACGCCAACGGCGCGCTGCTGATCCTCGGCGCGCCCGGCTCCGGCAAGTCGACGCTGCTGCTGGAGCTCACCCGTGCGCTGTCGCTGCGGGCCGCGGGCGACCAGCGGCGGCCGATCCCGTTCATCATCGACCTCGGATCCTGGGCGATGTCCGGGTGGCGGTGGGACAACCGCAGGCCCGCGCCGCCCGCCGACTTCGAGAAGTGGCTGCTGCGCGAGATCGAACGCCGCTACACCGTGCACCCCTCGCTCGGCCGGATCTGGCTCGAACAGGGCAAGGTCGGGCTGATGCTCGACGGGCTCGACGAGGTCCCGCCCGAATACCAGGAACGCTGCGTCAACGAGATCAACAAGCTGCGCGACTCGTTCATCATCCGGGAACTCGTGGTCTGCTGCCGCAGCGAGGAGCACGAAGCGCTCACCACGCCGCTGCAGCTGAACAACTCCGTCACGATCAACCCGCTCACCCGCAAGCAGGTCGTGGAGTTCTTCACCCGCATCGGCCCCCGCGTGGACGGCGTGCGCTCCGCGCTGCGCACCGACCCGGAGCTGTGGCGCCTGCTGGACTCGCCGCTGATGCTGAGCCTGATGGCGCTCGCCTACCAGGACCGGCCGTCGTCGGAGATCCGGCTCAGCGGCGCGCTCCCGCAGCGGCGGCGCCAGGTGTTCGACGCCTACCTCACCGCCGTCCCCACCCGGGAGGCCGACGACCTCGGCTATCCGCCGGAGAAGGTGCTGCGGACGCTGCGCTTCCTCGCGCGGGTCTCGGCGAGCCCGCTGTGCAACGACCTCACGGCTCGCACCCGGTTGCCGAGCCTCGTCGCCTGGGCGCGCTTCCTGCCGTCGAGCACGCTGGTGCACGTGTTCGGGCGCGGACTTCCCGGCGTGCTCGCCGGATCCGTCACCGGTGCCACGCTGGCGATGGGCATGCTGCTGGGACCCGCGTCCGCGCTGGTGACGGCGCTGCTGCTCGTCGGCTACGTGGCGTTCCTCGACCACCTCTCGACGCTGCCGTGGGTCCGCCCTGCGCAGAAGTCCGGCACCATCCCGCAAGGCTGGATCACCGCCGCCTGCGGGTACCTGCTCGGGCTGGTCGTGAGCCTGGCGCTGGTCGGGCTCATCACGCCCGCCACGAACTGGCTCGCGGCGCAGCCGCTGTGGGTCGGGGTGCCCGTGGTGATCCTGACGGCGTTCCTGACGATCATGAGCGCGGTCGAAGCGTGGTCGAAGATGCCCGGCAACAGCGCGGCGCTCGGGGCGGCCGGGTCGGTGCTCGTCGGCGTCTCGATGTTCTGGATCGGGCCGCAGGAGCTGCTGACCTCGATGGGCATCGGCGTGGTGCTGGGCATCGTCGCGGGACTCACCACCGCGGCCCGCGACGAGGTGTGGTGGCAATTCGGCGAGGACCAGTACGAAGCGTTCGACGGGCAGGGTTCCAAGCTGCTGAAGAACTCCGCTCCCCTGGTCGGCGCGGCCGGACTGATGGGCGTGCTGCCGGTGCTGTTCTCCGGAACGCTGCTCGACGAACGCGCCCTCGACACGGGAATCGGCCTCCTGGTCGCGGGACTCGCCGCACCCGCCGCGTGGCACGCCGACGTGTTCCCCTTCGACAGCGCGAAGAACGCAGCCTCCGAATGGCTGGCGCGGGCGATGGCGCTGAGCGAACTGCCGGTCCGCCGGGCGCGGTTGCTGCGCGGGCTCGCGGAGCACAGCATGCTGTCCCGCGTGGACGGTGGGTACCGGTTCACGCACCTGCTGCTGCGCGATCACCTGCTCGGCTACGAGCGGAAACCGGCGAAGAAGCCGGGCGGCGAAGAGGCCACGGACTCCGATGCGGCGGAGAAGAGCTCGTCCGGCACCGGCGAATCCACGAGCTCGGACGAGGCGGCGAAGGCGGACTCGCCGGAGCAAACACCCTCCGATGCCGGGGCGGATTCCGGTTCAGGAGAGGAGAAGGCCGCGGCGGACCCGGCGAAGCCCGGCGCCGCGAAGTCCTGA
- a CDS encoding MsnO8 family LLM class oxidoreductase, translating to MTAPLRFSVLDRSLVRRGRAPAESLSRTVRFAVEAEALGYHRFWVAEHHGVPGVAGAAPAVLAAAVAGATSRIRVGTGGVMLPNHAPLVVAEQFGVLESLHPGRIDLGLGRSLGFTSAVRRALGHGRESAERFAEQLAELLGYFTGGPESAVRAVPSEGLHIPVFVLATGAGVEFAAVAGLPLVIAAVRGDDALRSSIDAYRERFRPSAWSDRPHVVLSRSVAVAETTEQARRILVPEAWSTAYSRVHGVFPPLEPAAEILARGPSDKEREHFERAMRGHVYGTEEQVGDRLQSIVDAVEADELLITTSGHDEDALLDSYRRLARLIPAVR from the coding sequence GTGACCGCACCCCTGCGCTTCTCCGTCCTGGACCGTTCGCTCGTGCGCCGCGGGCGCGCTCCCGCGGAGTCGTTGTCGCGCACGGTCCGGTTCGCCGTGGAAGCGGAGGCGCTCGGCTACCACCGGTTCTGGGTGGCCGAGCACCACGGCGTCCCCGGTGTGGCCGGGGCGGCCCCGGCCGTCCTGGCGGCGGCGGTGGCGGGGGCGACCTCGCGCATCCGGGTCGGCACCGGTGGGGTGATGCTCCCGAACCACGCGCCGCTGGTGGTGGCCGAGCAGTTCGGCGTCCTCGAATCGCTGCACCCGGGCCGCATCGACCTGGGCCTGGGCCGGTCGCTCGGGTTCACCTCAGCGGTGCGCCGGGCGCTGGGGCACGGGCGCGAGTCCGCGGAGCGCTTCGCCGAGCAGCTGGCCGAACTCCTCGGCTACTTCACCGGTGGCCCGGAGTCCGCGGTGCGCGCTGTGCCCTCGGAGGGGCTGCACATCCCGGTGTTCGTACTGGCCACGGGGGCGGGCGTCGAGTTCGCGGCGGTGGCCGGGCTGCCGCTGGTGATCGCCGCCGTGCGCGGGGACGACGCGCTGCGGAGTTCGATCGACGCCTACCGCGAGCGGTTCCGCCCGTCGGCCTGGTCGGATCGGCCGCACGTGGTGTTGTCTCGTTCCGTCGCGGTCGCGGAGACCACCGAGCAGGCGCGCCGCATCCTCGTTCCGGAAGCGTGGTCCACCGCGTACTCGCGAGTGCACGGCGTCTTCCCGCCGTTGGAGCCCGCGGCGGAAATCCTCGCTCGTGGCCCGAGCGACAAGGAGCGCGAGCACTTCGAGCGCGCGATGCGCGGCCACGTCTACGGCACGGAGGAGCAGGTCGGCGACCGGTTGCAGTCCATCGTGGACGCGGTGGAGGCCGACGAGCTGCTCATCACGACCAGCGGCCACGACGAGGACGCCCTGCTCGATTCGTACCGCCGCCTGGCGCGGCTGATCCCCGCGGTGCGCTGA
- a CDS encoding universal stress protein translates to MNEAQTEPVVVGIDGSGTARRAVRWAAGEAARRRTRLRIVYGDVFAAPAIPGLRKAQAPPEVVRADVEKSLAEAAEAARRESPELAVETASLPGTPSSVLIEESRRAGLVVVGDRGLGGFTGLLAGSVAVAVAAHGHGPTAVVRARNGHEQEAAHGPVVVGLDGSRNDERLLVQGFEAATGYEAPLHVVHAWNLVGVDVRRMRVGLAADEIQAGEERLLSELLSGWGERYPDVEVHHHVTRGSAAAELLRHAEQARLVVVGARGRGGFTGMLLGSTSQALIHHAPCPILIVRAANG, encoded by the coding sequence ATGAACGAGGCGCAGACCGAGCCGGTCGTGGTCGGCATCGACGGATCCGGGACCGCGCGACGAGCCGTCCGCTGGGCGGCGGGGGAAGCCGCGCGCCGGCGCACGCGCCTGCGGATCGTCTACGGCGACGTGTTCGCCGCACCCGCGATCCCCGGGCTGCGCAAGGCGCAGGCGCCGCCCGAAGTGGTCCGCGCCGACGTGGAGAAATCGCTGGCCGAGGCCGCCGAAGCCGCCCGGCGGGAAAGTCCGGAGCTCGCGGTGGAGACCGCCTCGCTGCCCGGAACCCCGTCGTCGGTGCTGATCGAGGAGTCGCGCCGAGCAGGACTGGTGGTGGTCGGGGACCGCGGGCTCGGCGGCTTCACCGGACTGCTCGCGGGCTCGGTCGCCGTGGCCGTCGCCGCGCACGGGCACGGCCCCACCGCCGTGGTGCGCGCGCGCAACGGGCACGAGCAGGAGGCGGCGCACGGGCCGGTGGTCGTGGGGCTCGACGGCTCCCGCAACGACGAGCGCCTGCTCGTGCAGGGGTTCGAGGCCGCAACCGGGTACGAGGCCCCGCTGCACGTCGTGCACGCCTGGAACCTGGTGGGCGTGGACGTGCGGCGGATGCGCGTGGGGCTGGCGGCCGACGAGATCCAGGCGGGAGAGGAACGCCTGCTGTCCGAACTGCTGAGCGGCTGGGGCGAGCGGTATCCGGACGTCGAGGTGCACCACCACGTCACCCGCGGGTCGGCGGCGGCGGAACTGCTGCGCCACGCCGAGCAGGCCCGGCTCGTCGTCGTGGGGGCGCGCGGTCGCGGCGGATTCACCGGCATGCTGCTGGGCTCGACGAGCCAAGCGCTGATCCACCACGCGCCGTGCCCGATCCTCATCGTGCGCGCCGCGAACGGCTAG
- a CDS encoding amidase family protein — MTSIRDLVEARLELAATKDSALHALITTLDEQALRDADRLDAASGPDGALHGLPVTVKDNIDVAGVVSTAGSAHHSSTPAAADATATRLLREAGAVVLAKNNMAEFAMGVVGRNDTFGDCRNAWDHARISGGSSSGSAVAVAAGMCAASLGTDTGGSGRVPAAVNGIVGVRPTLGRVSNLGVFPVSPSFDAVSPMAVDVRTAAAVLAALDEWDPADPTSVDAERIPVESAFVGAAGDLRVGVPANAFFDDVEPGVARVLRSALDALREVWGAPRRIEVPDAEIAQRQMLDMMYPEAAEVHEERVRLRPETLDPDVLRRIRLGHDVPPHRAQEARRWRGAFQRRVDDVFAEVDVIATPTIPVDVPRRDAVDLADSTRSIARFTYVWSMYGGPSISVPCGRHPDSGMPVGIQLTAARWHDHLALRAALAVEELSTFA; from the coding sequence GTGACGTCGATCCGAGACCTCGTCGAGGCGCGGCTGGAACTGGCCGCCACGAAGGATTCCGCGCTGCACGCGCTGATCACCACGCTCGACGAGCAGGCGCTGCGCGACGCGGATCGGCTCGACGCGGCGTCCGGCCCGGACGGTGCGCTGCACGGGCTGCCGGTGACCGTCAAGGACAACATCGACGTCGCCGGGGTGGTCAGCACGGCGGGTTCGGCCCATCACAGCAGCACTCCGGCAGCGGCCGACGCGACCGCGACCCGCCTGCTGCGGGAGGCGGGCGCGGTCGTCCTGGCGAAGAACAACATGGCCGAGTTCGCGATGGGCGTCGTCGGCCGCAACGACACCTTCGGCGATTGCCGCAACGCGTGGGACCACGCGCGGATCTCGGGCGGTTCCAGCAGCGGTTCCGCCGTCGCGGTGGCGGCCGGGATGTGCGCCGCCTCGCTGGGCACCGACACCGGGGGTTCGGGGCGCGTCCCGGCCGCGGTGAACGGCATCGTCGGCGTCCGCCCGACCCTGGGCCGGGTCTCGAACTTGGGCGTGTTCCCGGTGAGCCCGTCGTTCGACGCCGTGTCCCCGATGGCGGTGGACGTGCGCACCGCGGCGGCGGTGCTCGCCGCGCTGGACGAGTGGGATCCGGCGGACCCGACGTCGGTCGACGCCGAGCGCATCCCCGTGGAGTCCGCGTTCGTTGGCGCAGCGGGCGACCTGCGCGTCGGCGTGCCCGCGAACGCCTTCTTCGACGACGTCGAACCGGGAGTGGCGCGCGTGCTGCGGTCCGCGCTGGACGCGCTGCGCGAGGTGTGGGGCGCACCGCGGCGGATCGAGGTCCCGGACGCGGAGATCGCGCAGCGGCAGATGCTCGACATGATGTACCCGGAGGCGGCCGAAGTGCACGAAGAACGCGTGCGGCTGCGCCCGGAAACCCTAGATCCCGATGTGCTGCGCCGGATCCGGCTCGGTCACGACGTCCCGCCTCACCGCGCTCAGGAGGCCCGGCGGTGGCGCGGCGCGTTCCAGCGGCGGGTGGACGACGTGTTCGCCGAGGTCGACGTGATCGCGACGCCGACGATCCCGGTGGACGTGCCGCGGCGCGACGCGGTCGACCTCGCGGATTCCACCAGGAGCATCGCCCGGTTCACCTACGTCTGGTCGATGTACGGCGGGCCGTCGATCAGCGTTCCCTGCGGTCGCCACCCGGATTCGGGCATGCCCGTCGGGATCCAGCTGACCGCCGCGCGCTGGCACGACCACCTCGCGCTGCGCGCGGCGCTCGCGGTGGAGGAGCTGTCGACCTTCGCGTGA
- a CDS encoding hydantoinase B/oxoprolinase family protein has translation MTALDPAGVSLAGVAPRNFTTVDVDPITLRVIGGALNSIAKEMAQILYRMAYSSLIRESEDLGAGIFDANGRELCESDSTPMHCGSIPAYIRGIDRKLAGTYRPGDVILHNHPYHGAAHSPDYGIMIPIFFGGVHIGFAGCTGHVSDIGGNFPGLCMDVVDVWAEGKLMDSMKIYDAGVRNEALIQHILDNVRTPEQNAGDLEALIACSRLGEKRFLELLDRYGLDVVMSAADKWMDYSEDMLRRKIREIPDGEYVAPESYLDDDGKNRDVPLKVSVRVKVEDDDVVVDLTGSHGQVPTAFNVPFEGSVLPTVASAVRTLLLDEALTEEFVPQNDGCFRPAKAYAPEGTLFNPDFPASCFARFSQINRIFDSINLALSDVLPDRAVAGSSAALCAIAYSGLAEDGQSYWVYIEINEGSYGGRNGKDGMDCVDSLMANTRNNPIEELELNHAMIAERYELRDEPPAPGRYRGGIGSVRKWKMLTDTFIGSEADNRNDPPKGLEGGHAGRAGSFTRNAGTDREEPLHSKVTQEKCAAGDTLEIKLPSGGGYGDPFERDAATVLEDVLDDFVSVDDARTHYGVEIDLAASAVDEAATARLRSAR, from the coding sequence GTGACCGCGCTCGACCCCGCCGGCGTGTCGCTCGCCGGAGTCGCACCCCGCAACTTCACCACCGTCGACGTCGACCCGATCACCCTGCGGGTGATCGGCGGTGCGCTCAACAGCATCGCCAAGGAGATGGCGCAGATCCTCTACCGGATGGCGTACTCCAGCCTGATCCGGGAATCGGAAGACCTGGGCGCGGGCATCTTCGACGCGAACGGCCGGGAGCTGTGCGAGTCGGATTCCACGCCGATGCACTGCGGATCGATCCCGGCCTACATCCGCGGCATCGACCGCAAGCTCGCGGGCACCTACCGGCCCGGTGACGTCATCCTGCACAACCACCCGTACCACGGGGCGGCGCACTCGCCCGACTACGGGATCATGATCCCGATCTTCTTCGGCGGCGTGCACATCGGCTTCGCGGGCTGCACCGGTCACGTCTCCGACATCGGCGGGAACTTCCCCGGCCTGTGCATGGACGTCGTGGACGTCTGGGCCGAGGGCAAGCTGATGGACTCGATGAAGATCTACGACGCGGGCGTGCGCAACGAGGCGCTGATCCAGCACATCCTGGACAACGTGCGCACTCCCGAGCAGAACGCGGGCGACCTGGAAGCGCTCATCGCCTGTTCCCGGCTGGGGGAGAAGCGGTTCCTCGAACTGCTCGACCGCTACGGGCTCGACGTCGTGATGTCGGCCGCGGACAAGTGGATGGACTACTCGGAGGACATGCTGCGCCGCAAGATCCGGGAGATCCCGGACGGCGAGTACGTGGCCCCGGAGTCCTACTTGGACGACGACGGCAAGAACCGGGACGTACCGCTGAAGGTCTCGGTGCGGGTGAAGGTCGAGGACGACGACGTCGTGGTCGATCTCACCGGCTCCCACGGGCAGGTGCCGACCGCGTTCAACGTGCCGTTCGAGGGCTCGGTGCTGCCGACCGTGGCCTCCGCGGTGCGCACGCTGCTGCTCGACGAGGCGCTGACGGAGGAGTTCGTCCCGCAGAACGACGGCTGCTTCCGTCCGGCGAAGGCGTACGCGCCGGAGGGAACGCTGTTCAACCCGGACTTCCCGGCGTCGTGCTTCGCGCGGTTCTCCCAGATCAACCGGATCTTCGACTCGATCAACCTGGCGCTGTCCGACGTCCTGCCGGACCGGGCGGTCGCGGGTTCGTCGGCGGCGCTGTGCGCCATCGCCTACTCGGGGCTGGCCGAGGACGGCCAGTCGTACTGGGTCTACATCGAGATCAACGAGGGCTCCTACGGCGGGCGCAACGGCAAGGACGGCATGGACTGCGTCGACTCGCTGATGGCCAACACCCGCAACAACCCGATCGAGGAGCTGGAGCTCAACCACGCGATGATCGCCGAGCGCTACGAGCTGCGCGACGAGCCACCGGCGCCGGGGCGCTACCGCGGCGGGATCGGCAGCGTGCGCAAGTGGAAGATGCTCACCGACACGTTCATCGGGTCGGAGGCCGACAACCGCAACGACCCGCCCAAGGGCCTCGAAGGCGGCCACGCGGGCCGCGCCGGATCGTTCACCCGCAACGCGGGCACCGACCGCGAAGAGCCCTTGCACTCGAAGGTCACGCAGGAGAAGTGCGCCGCGGGCGACACGCTGGAGATCAAACTGCCCTCCGGCGGCGGGTACGGCGATCCGTTCGAGCGCGACGCCGCGACCGTGCTGGAGGACGTCCTGGACGACTTCGTCTCGGTCGACGACGCGCGGACCCACTACGGGGTGGAGATCGACCTGGCCGCCTCGGCGGTGGACGAGGCGGCGACGGCTCGACTGCGCTCCGCGCGCTGA
- a CDS encoding hydantoinase/oxoprolinase family protein produces MKRIGVDVGGTFTDLMYWDEEGSVSVHKIPSTPQDPSLATVNGVQQLADEVGISVSDLDQFLHGTTVATNIVLEHNGSDIGLITTEGFRDILHIARKKRPLNYSSYQDLPWQKWQLVRRRNRRVVPERINAAGEVLVPLDLDAVREQVRELVSSGVRAIAVCFLHSYRNPVHEQAVKRIIEQECPGMFVSLSSEVAPQYREYERFSTTALNAFVGPRVSGYIDNLAETTRDAGVRGDIRLMTSAGGLISSRLAADNPVLLLTSGVVAGLLGGCAIGAASGHPSVITLDVGGTSADIGVAPDGKLRMKHLLDTRIGDYHAMVPMAEVDTIGAGGGSIAFVDAGGMFRVGPRSAGATPGPACYARGGTEPTSTDAMVAMGWLRADSFLSGSMFVDPQLATKAIDEHIARKLDTSVEQAAIGIFQILAHAMTEAISLHSVRKGYDPRDFSLVAEGGAGPLYAWHIAEQLRVPRVIVPHHPGIASAMGLLSTDIRVETPATVWTSSTDPDLDRIAAEFDRLSTQAVEQLAGDGLDPSEIVLERSLDCRYIGQGYELRVPAPPGEIDAEWVARTAEAFHEVHERTYSQRFDDKPVHLVNVRVAAVGKVGHVPLADVEAGGPDASAAVKGSTEALFWTADNQPKTFDTPVYDRALLKAGNVFAGPAIVEQFDSTTIVGPQQTATIDRVGHIIIETAVSTEGGQR; encoded by the coding sequence CAGCTCGCCGACGAGGTCGGCATCTCGGTGAGCGACCTCGACCAGTTCCTGCACGGGACGACGGTCGCGACCAACATCGTGCTCGAGCACAACGGTTCCGACATCGGCCTGATCACCACCGAGGGCTTCCGGGACATCCTGCACATCGCCCGCAAGAAGCGTCCGCTGAACTACTCGTCGTACCAGGACCTGCCGTGGCAGAAGTGGCAGCTGGTGCGCAGGCGCAACCGCCGGGTGGTGCCGGAGCGGATCAACGCCGCGGGCGAAGTGCTGGTGCCCCTCGACCTCGACGCGGTCCGCGAGCAGGTGCGGGAGCTCGTGAGCAGCGGCGTGCGGGCCATCGCGGTGTGCTTCCTGCACTCCTACCGCAATCCCGTCCACGAGCAGGCGGTGAAGCGGATCATCGAGCAGGAGTGCCCCGGCATGTTCGTCTCGCTCTCCAGCGAGGTCGCGCCCCAGTACCGGGAGTACGAGCGGTTCTCCACGACCGCGCTCAACGCGTTCGTCGGCCCGCGGGTGTCCGGCTACATCGACAACCTCGCCGAGACGACCCGCGACGCCGGGGTGCGCGGCGACATCCGGCTGATGACCTCGGCGGGCGGGCTGATCTCCTCGCGGCTCGCGGCGGACAACCCGGTGCTGCTGCTCACCAGCGGGGTGGTCGCCGGATTGCTCGGCGGCTGCGCGATCGGCGCCGCGTCCGGGCATCCGAGCGTCATCACCCTCGACGTCGGCGGTACCTCGGCCGACATCGGCGTGGCCCCCGACGGCAAGCTGCGCATGAAGCACCTGCTGGACACCCGCATCGGCGACTACCACGCGATGGTGCCGATGGCGGAGGTCGACACGATCGGCGCGGGCGGCGGATCCATCGCTTTCGTCGACGCGGGCGGCATGTTCCGCGTCGGGCCGCGCAGCGCGGGCGCGACACCGGGACCGGCCTGCTACGCGCGGGGCGGCACCGAACCCACCAGCACCGACGCGATGGTGGCGATGGGCTGGCTGCGCGCCGACAGCTTCCTGTCCGGCTCGATGTTCGTGGACCCGCAGCTGGCGACCAAGGCGATCGACGAGCACATCGCGCGCAAGCTCGACACCTCCGTCGAGCAGGCCGCGATCGGGATCTTCCAGATCCTGGCGCACGCCATGACCGAGGCGATCAGCCTGCACTCGGTGCGCAAGGGCTACGACCCGCGGGACTTCTCACTGGTCGCCGAGGGCGGGGCGGGGCCGCTCTACGCCTGGCACATCGCCGAGCAGCTGCGGGTGCCGCGCGTGATCGTGCCGCACCACCCGGGCATCGCCTCTGCGATGGGCCTGCTCAGCACCGACATCCGGGTGGAGACGCCCGCGACGGTGTGGACGTCGTCGACCGACCCGGACCTGGACCGGATCGCGGCGGAGTTCGACCGGCTCAGCACCCAGGCGGTGGAGCAGCTCGCCGGGGACGGACTCGACCCCTCGGAGATCGTGCTGGAGCGCAGCCTGGACTGCCGCTACATCGGGCAGGGCTACGAACTGCGCGTGCCCGCCCCGCCGGGCGAGATCGACGCCGAATGGGTGGCCCGCACGGCCGAGGCGTTCCACGAGGTGCACGAGCGGACCTACTCGCAGCGCTTCGACGACAAGCCGGTGCACCTGGTCAACGTGCGGGTCGCGGCGGTCGGCAAGGTCGGCCACGTGCCGCTCGCCGACGTCGAGGCGGGCGGTCCGGACGCGTCGGCCGCGGTGAAGGGCAGCACCGAGGCGCTGTTCTGGACCGCCGACAACCAGCCGAAGACCTTCGACACCCCCGTCTACGACCGCGCGCTGCTCAAGGCGGGCAACGTCTTCGCCGGACCGGCGATCGTCGAGCAGTTCGACTCCACGACCATCGTCGGCCCGCAGCAGACGGCCACGATCGACCGGGTGGGTCACATCATCATCGAAACCGCCGTCAGCACCGAAGGAGGCCAGCGGTGA